From the genome of Streptomyces sp. JH34:
CGTGCGGGCGGTGTCCGGGTCGAAGTGCTGCTCCAGGAGGCGGCGGCTGCGGTTCATCCAGGCGTGGGTGAGCTCGCGGTACTCGTCGCGCCGGGCGGCCAGGGTGTAGAGCTCCTGGGTGAGGACGAGGTCCCGGCGGGGCCCTTCGGAGAGCACGTGGATGAGGTCGACGACGGCCTCACGCGCCTGCTCCGGGGTGTCGACCCGGCCCAGGTGCAGCTCGAACACGGCCACGATGTGATCGGCGAAGCGGGTGAAGGCCTCACGCAGCAGGTCGTCCATGCCACCGAAGTGATACGTCATCGAGCCCAGCGGGACGTCGGCGCGTACGGCGATCTTGCGGTGCGAGACACCCGCGACGCCCTCCTCGGCGATGTGGTCGAGGGTGGCGGCGAGAATGCGCTCGCGCCGGTGCGGATCCGTACGTCCGGTGGCCATGGGACAGAAGTATCAGACGCCGCGGACGACTCGGGCGGGGTTGCCCACGGCGACGACGTCGGCGGGGATGTCCTTCGTGACCACCGCACCCGCGCCGATCACGGAGTTGTCGCCGATGGTCACGCCGGGACACACGATGACGCCGCCGCCGAGCCAGACGTTGTCACCGATGGTGATGGGGAGCGCGGCTTCCAGCTTGTCGCGCCGCGGCCCCGGTTCCACGGGGTGGGTCGGGGTGAGCAACTGGACGTTGGGGCCGATCTGGCAGTCCTCGCCGATGGTGATGCGCGCGACGTCCAGGGCGGTCAGGTGGTAGTTGACGAAGGTACGGGCACCGATGGTGATGTTGCTGCCGTAGTCGACGTACAGCGGCGGACGCAGGTCGACGCCCTCGCCCACGGAGTCCAGCAGCTCCGCGAGGACCGCCCTGGCGGCGTCCGCGTCCTCGGTGTGGGCGGCCTGGTAGCGGGCCATGAGACGCATGGCCCGCTGCTGCTGCCTGGCGATCTCGGGATCGTCGGCGATGTAGAGGTCGCCCGCGAGCATGCGTTCGTGGTTGGTGCGCGGATCGTCCGGGAAGTAGTCCGTCGGCATGCGCACGATCGTACCCCCGAGATGTACGAACGTACACTCCCCTGTCGGGTCCACTGCCGCGGCCTCACCCGGGCGGCCCGCACCTCCGCCGCGTCCTCACCCCGGCAGCCTGCGCGCCCGCCACACCAGGTACAGCGCCGACGCCACCGCCGCCACCCGCACCACCACGGGCCAGACCTCCGACATCGCGTCGCCCACCGCGCCCTCCGCCAGGGGCTCGCCCCAGCGGCCGTCCATGCGCCCCACAGCCAGACGAAGGCGCCGGCCACGACGACGCCGGGCAGGCCCATCGCCACCCACTTCGCCTCCGCCCGCGAGAACTTCCGCGAGCTGTACGCCAGCAGCCAGCCGCCCGCGAGCGCCAGCCACGAACCGAGCACGGCACCGGCCACGAGCAGCACGGCGGCCAGCAGCAGCAAGGGGTTCGACAGCCGGGGCCTCGCGGCGGGCCCGCCGTCCACGACGGCCCGCCGGGGGCGGCGCAGCCGCAGCTTCCGGCGGGGCGCAGGCACGGGCGCCACCGGCTCCTCGCCACCCGCCGCCGGCCCGGGCTCCTCCGCCTCCACCGGTGCGCGCGGCCCCGGGGGCTTCGGGGTGCTCGGCAGCCCGAACAGCTCCGGGCTCTCCAGCCCGCCCACGAACCCCGGCACGGCCGTACCCGGCCCCATGGCTCCCGGCATGCCCGAAGACCCCTGGCCACCCTCGCCGAAGGGCCCCGGTTCGATCCGCCACCACTCGGGTTCGCCCTCGGACGGCGCCTGGCCCAGGCCCGCCATGTGCGGGGCCGACGCCGACGGCCAGTCCGGGGCCGGCTCCCCGGCGCCGTGCTCCTCGGGCCCGGGCTCCGCGACCGCCGGCCCGGGACGCGCGGAACCGGGGGGCCCGTGCTCCTCGGCACCCTGCGACGCGCCCTTGCGTGACGCGTCTTTCCGGAGGATCCCCCGCCGCGCCCGCGGCACCGCGCGCGCGTCAGCCGTCCCCCCGGCACCGTCGCCCCGGGGGGACGGCAGCGGCACCGCGCCGTCGCCCGACTCGGCCGCCGCGGAGACGAGTTCACCGGGTGCGCCGAGCTTGCCGAGGATGCGCCGGACCACGGCCGGGGAGTCCGAACCGTCGGTGCCGCGCTGCCGGTCGATCTCGCCCCGCAGCGTGGCGACGAGTCTCATCCGGGCGCCCGAGGACAGCTGTTGCTGCTGCGCCAGGTCACCGACCCGGCTGAGATAGTCGAAGACAAGCTGGTCGCTCTCGATGCCCACGCGATGGTTCTCCCTCCACCCGCCCTGCCCCGACGGTAGCGTTCCAGCGGCTACCGTGGGACGGATGGGGACGACCACACCACCGCGTACGCTCGCCGAAGCTCTGCGCGCCCGGGGCGACGAATCGCTGGCAGGGCTGCTGCGCGCGCGCCCCGACCTGCTCAGCCCCGTGCCGAACGACATCACCCAGCTGGCGACGCGTGCCGGCACGCGCGCCTCCGTCGTCCGTGCGCTGGAGCACCTCGACCGCTTCGCCCTGCAGACCGCGGAGGCGCTGGCCGTTGCGCCGGACCCGGCTCCGTACGACACGCTGCTCGCGCTCCTCACCGGCGACGGCCAGGACGACGGCGACGCGCGCGACGACGCGGGCGCGGCGATCACCGCCGCACTGCCCGACGCCCTGGCGACGTTGCGCGAACAGGCCCTGGTCTGGGGCGAGGACACCGCGCTGCACCTCGTACGCACCGCGCGCGAGCTGCTCGCCCCGTCCCCGCAGCACCCCTCCCCCACGGGCCTCGGCCCGACCGTCGCCGAGGCCACGGCCGGGATGTCGCCCGGCAGGCTGCAGGAGATCCTGGCCGCCGCCGGGCTGCCGGCCACCCACGACCCGGTGTCCGCCGTCGCCGCGCTGAGCGGGCTGTTCACGGACCGGACCAGGATGGCGGAGCTGCTGGACACCGCACCGGTCGAGGCGCTGGCCGTGCTCGACCGGCTGGTCTGGGGGCCGCCGTACGGGGAGGTCACACCGAATCCCGCACCCCCCGTGCAATGGCTGCGCGACCGCGGGCTGTTGCTGCCCGTGTCGACACGCACGGTGGTCCTGCCGCGCGAGGCCGCGCTGCACCTTCGGGCGGGCCGCGCCCACCGTGTGCCCGAGCCCGTCGCCCCGGAACTCGTGGCGTCGGCCGAGCGGGATCCCCAGGCTGTGGACAGGGCGGCGGCCGGCCAGGGCTTCATGGCACTGTCCACCGTCGAGGACCTGCTGAAGCTGTGGAACGACGGCGGCCCGGCCATCCTCCGCGCGGGCGGGCTGAGCGTGCGCGACCTGAAGCGGACCGCCGGAGCGCTCGACGTCACCGAGCGCGTCGCCGCGTTCTGGATCGAACTCGCCTACGCGGCGGGCCTGCTGGCCTCCGACGGCGAGACCGACGAACGGTACGCCCCGACGCCCGCGTCCGACGAGTGGCTCGACCTGCCCGCCCAGGACCGCTGGACCCACCTCGTCACCGCCTGGCTCGCCGCCACGCGCACCGCGGGCCTGATCGGCGGCCAGGACTCCAAGGGCCGGGCCCTGTCGGCACTCGGCCCCGACCTGGACCGCTCGGCCGCGCCCGAGGTACGCCGCCGGGTCCTGGCCCTGTTCGCCGGGCTCCCGCCGGGCACCGCACCCGATCCGCAGACCCTGCTCGCCCGGCTCCGCTGGGAACGGCCGCTGCGCGCGACCGGACCGGGCGGGCCGACGGCCCCCGGCGACGCCTCCGACCTCCGCTCCCGGATCGCCCTGTGGACGGCCAACGAGGCGGAGCAGCTCGGGATCACCGGCCGCGGTGCCCTCTCATCCCAGGCCCGGGCGTTCCTCGACGAGGGCCCCGCCGCGGCCGCCGCCCGTCTCGCCCCGCTGATCCCCGAACCCCTGGACCACGTGCTGCTCCAGGCCGATCTGACGGCGGTCGCCCCCGGTCCGCTGGAACGCCCGCTCGCCGACATGCTCTCGGTGCTCGCGGACGTCGAGTCCAAGGGCGGCGCGACGGTCTACCGCTTCACCCCGGGTTCCGTGCGCCGCGCGCTCGACGCCGGGCGGGCCGCGACCGACCTCCACGCCTTCCTCGCCACCCACAGCCGCACCCCGGTACCACAGCCGCTGAGCTACCTCATCGACGACGTGGCGCGCCGCCACGGCCATCTGCGGATCGGCGCCGCCTCCGCCTACGTGCGCTGCGACGACGAGGCGGTGCTCAACGAGATCCTGGCCGACAAGCGCTCGGCGACCCTGCGGCTCCGCAGGCTCGCCCCGACCGTCCTGGCCGCGCAGGCCGATCCGGGGTCACTGCTCGAGGGGCTCCGCGAGATGGGGTACGCCCCGGCCGCCGAATCCGCCGAGGGCGACGTCCTGATCACCCGTGCCGGCGCGCGTCGCACCCCGCCCCGTACGCCGCCCGTGCCCGTCCCCGAGGGCCCTCCGGTCCCCGACGCCACACTGCTGGCAGCCGCGGTCCGGGCCGTCAGGGCCGGTGACACGGCGGCCAGGGCCGTCCACAAGGACACGACGGACACCGCGACGACGGGCGCCCTCCCCCGCACGGCCCCGGCCGAGACGCTGGCCACGGTGCAGGCGGCGGCGATGACCGGTTCGGCGGTCTGGATCGGCTACGTCAACGCGGACGGCGCGGCCAGCCAGCGGGTGATCGCCCCGGTCAAGGTGGAGGGCGGCTTCGTGACGGCGTACGACCACACGGCCGACGAGGTCCGGACGTATCCGCTGCACCGGATCACGGGCGTCGCGGAGCTCGCCGACGAGCAGACGAACTGACGGGCCGGTGCCTGACGGGCTGACCGGCTGACGGCCTGGAGGGGAGCGCGTTCAGGCAGGATCCATGTCCCGGACGCGCGTGAACGTCTCCGTGCCGGTGGCGCCCTTCTTCCACTCGACGGTCAGGGTGTTCCCGTTCTGCTCCAGGTTGCCGACCCGGTCCTTGTCCGCGACCCGGACCCCGTCCTCCTTGCAGAGCAGGGCCATCTCCAGGAAGTCACCGCTCTCGTCCTTCTGCCACCGTCCCTCGCAGTCCAGGCCGTCGGTGGTGGTGAGGATCGCGTTGACCCGGGCAGGCTCGTCGAGGTGCTCCT
Proteins encoded in this window:
- a CDS encoding TetR family transcriptional regulator, whose translation is MATGRTDPHRRERILAATLDHIAEEGVAGVSHRKIAVRADVPLGSMTYHFGGMDDLLREAFTRFADHIVAVFELHLGRVDTPEQAREAVVDLIHVLSEGPRRDLVLTQELYTLAARRDEYRELTHAWMNRSRRLLEQHFDPDTARTLDALIEGLALHRSLDTEPQSRELTRLAVRRMTSGT
- a CDS encoding sugar O-acetyltransferase, producing the protein MPTDYFPDDPRTNHERMLAGDLYIADDPEIARQQQRAMRLMARYQAAHTEDADAARAVLAELLDSVGEGVDLRPPLYVDYGSNITIGARTFVNYHLTALDVARITIGEDCQIGPNVQLLTPTHPVEPGPRRDKLEAALPITIGDNVWLGGGVIVCPGVTIGDNSVIGAGAVVTKDIPADVVAVGNPARVVRGV
- a CDS encoding helicase C-terminal domain-containing protein → MGTTTPPRTLAEALRARGDESLAGLLRARPDLLSPVPNDITQLATRAGTRASVVRALEHLDRFALQTAEALAVAPDPAPYDTLLALLTGDGQDDGDARDDAGAAITAALPDALATLREQALVWGEDTALHLVRTARELLAPSPQHPSPTGLGPTVAEATAGMSPGRLQEILAAAGLPATHDPVSAVAALSGLFTDRTRMAELLDTAPVEALAVLDRLVWGPPYGEVTPNPAPPVQWLRDRGLLLPVSTRTVVLPREAALHLRAGRAHRVPEPVAPELVASAERDPQAVDRAAAGQGFMALSTVEDLLKLWNDGGPAILRAGGLSVRDLKRTAGALDVTERVAAFWIELAYAAGLLASDGETDERYAPTPASDEWLDLPAQDRWTHLVTAWLAATRTAGLIGGQDSKGRALSALGPDLDRSAAPEVRRRVLALFAGLPPGTAPDPQTLLARLRWERPLRATGPGGPTAPGDASDLRSRIALWTANEAEQLGITGRGALSSQARAFLDEGPAAAAARLAPLIPEPLDHVLLQADLTAVAPGPLERPLADMLSVLADVESKGGATVYRFTPGSVRRALDAGRAATDLHAFLATHSRTPVPQPLSYLIDDVARRHGHLRIGAASAYVRCDDEAVLNEILADKRSATLRLRRLAPTVLAAQADPGSLLEGLREMGYAPAAESAEGDVLITRAGARRTPPRTPPVPVPEGPPVPDATLLAAAVRAVRAGDTAARAVHKDTTDTATTGALPRTAPAETLATVQAAAMTGSAVWIGYVNADGAASQRVIAPVKVEGGFVTAYDHTADEVRTYPLHRITGVAELADEQTN